GGCAGATCCATGCACAGGAGGCAACAGCAAAGGGGACATGTCAATGTAGTCACCACTGGTCATTCTCCTatcaggactctccccagacaACCTAGTACCCAACATGCGCATGTAGTCACTGTCATCTAGGGAGTTATCACTGCTGTTCTTGTGGGAGTGAGGATGCAAAATTTGCTGTGGGGCTGACACACTGGTGGGGCTCATAGACATATAACCACCAGGACCACCTTGCAATTGCAAAACAGCTGCTGCCGGAGAGCTCATGGGCATATAGCCCTCCTCCCCACTACCACTGCGACCTAGATGtgagctgctactgctgctggtgCCGCCAGAGCCAATGTCCACATCACAGTAGTCCTCAGGATAAGGAGTATAGGTTCCCCTTGAAGAGGCCCCTGCTGTTGGTAAGGTAGCCCGCATCAGTGTGTACTCATCCagggaggcagaggagagaaaagttGGCGTGGGGTGCCGATATGCTGGTGTTGTCAGGGAGTAAGTGCGCTTCCTGGGAACCTTGTCCCCTCCACTGCTCTCCCATATGTAGGGCCAATAACAAAGGTGTCCCCGCTCCATGGCAATGTAGCCATCCAGCTGCAGGCCAGGAGGAGTCTCAGGTGTGTTGCTGTGGTTACTAGCTGTTGAAGGGTCCATGGCTGGACCCAACTCCTCAAAGGCCAGGAAGCTAGCAGGTTCGTTAGGGGagcccaaggtgctgctgctggaagGGCGCTGGGAGAACATGCCTGGCTCCATAGCCAGCTTTGTAACCGAGGAGGGCGAGTGCACCAAGGGAAGGGAGCGACCGGGCGGCGCAGTTGTCTGGCTCCCGAGCCTGCAGCAGGCTGCACCTGGCGTGTGCCAGCGGCCGAGCGGGGACTCTCCAACGTCGGGGCCCGAGGGGCTGTCAGCTAGTGAACCAGCTCTGCCCCCGTCGCCCTCACTCGCGGTCCGGCTTCGGTTCCCGCTGCTTCTGCCCGCCACAACAGTGTCCGTACACGACCGGCGGAGAAACCCGGCCTGGCTGCGGGGCAGCGCCGTCAGAGAGGGCGGGTGGTGATGGCGCCGGCCGGGAACCGAAATGGGTCGGCTGCACATAGCCGACAATGCTCCGCCGGCGCCGGCGCTGGCTCCCGACGACGACGAACTGGACGAAGACGACGACGACTGGCTCTTGCTGCGCGGGCGGAACTCGGCGAGCTCCCGCAGCGCTTTCATAGCCTCCAGGATGGTCTCATGGATGTTCTGCGCCACCACCGAGTCGTCGGCCTGCATCCACAGCTCGCCGGGCCCAGTCGAGGCCGAGCGGCCAAGCTCCATGAAGAAGAAGCTGTCCGAGTGGCCGCAGCGGCGGATGTTCATGAGCTGCAGCGTCACGCAGGGCCGCTCGCAGTTGAGGCGCACCAGCCCTACCGTGCGCGCCGCTAGGCACAGCCGGTGTATGCCGGCAAGGTTGCGTCTCTGCCCGAGGCCCCTGGGCTTGAGTGTCACCTGCCACACCTCGCGGTAAGCCGAGGCCccgggcggcggcggctcctcgCTCCGAGGGGAGCCGTGGCCGGCGGGCTGGCTCTCGCGGAGCAGCTCCATCAGCGCCACGTACCAGGCCTCCTGCTCCGGCTCGCTCTCGGCTGCCAGCGCGAAGTACTCGTCGCGCGTGTACAGAGCCACCAGGTGCTTGTGCTTGGCGTCGGCCCGCTTGTGGATGTTGAGGCAAGAGTCGAGTGCGATTGAGCGCTTGGGCGCCGCCGACTTGCTCCGCCACTTCTTTTCGCTTTCGTAGTATTCCAACCGGGCGGGCTGAGGCGGCGCTTCGTCCGCTGCGGCTCCGTCGCTGGCGGCGTGGAGCACGAAGAAGCGCCTGTGGCCGTGCTTGTGCTTGCGCAAGTAGCCGCACTTGCGCACGCCCGGCGGCGGCTGCTcgggcggcggctgctgctgctggttgttgttgttgttgttgttgttgtggccgCCCTGCGGGCGGTCGGGAGGCTCCGCCGCGGGGAGGCTCGCCATCCCCTCTCCCGCTCCGGGGCGGCTATTCCGAGCAGCGCTTGTGCGGGGCCCGCAGGTCGCGCGGCACCCACCCCGGCGGCCCCTGGGCGCTTCGGGTCTCTTCTGCGGCtcgcgctcgctcgctcgctctggCCAGCCGCTCAGTCCGTTCGTTCTGCGCGCGCTCCTCGCCGGAGGACCAGAGATGCAGCAGCAGGGAACTTCTCGCGCTCCGCTCTCCTCAGCCAACAGCAAAACAACACGTGACGCGCCCGGGTTACCCACAACCTCACGTAGGAGAAGGGGCGTTGGGGAGAGAATCCGCCCAGGTCCTTTCATCCTACCGCGCCCAGCTTCAGCCTGCATCCCGCGTAAAAGACAGCGCGATCCACCAATGGACTGCAGGGAGAAAGCTCCCCTCAAGGCTGCGATTGGCATCTCTGGCCCGCCTCGCCTGTTTCGTCTTGCGCCCTACTACTTACTACCTGTCGCTCTGCCAGCCACAAATCCGCGTCTAGATAGCGAGCGACGCCACGGGCCGGGGATAGGATGGAAAGGGCTGCCTGCCGGAGTGGGGCTCCTCGCCCGCCAGTCCGCCCGCCCGGGCCCGAGGTCCTCAGGCCTTCGTGCCGTGAGCCTGGATCACGTGCAACAACTTCCCCGGCGCTTCGGTAATTCGGAAGGCACGGAGAGTTCCCGCAGTTTATCCAGCGCGTTTGCTGTTgatgtgcttatttatttaatagcgAAATATAAACAGTCAATGGGACAGtaagaggaaagaagaaaaatagagGTGCTTTGCTAAGTGTGATTTCTTAACCCTTTGCTTTCTGTTTAAAgtgattaaaatatttttatagagATACTGCTATATTTCATTGAAATGTTGCAAATAAATAAGCAGGCACTCTGTTAAGAAGAAAGGTGACAAAGGAACAACTATCCATTTCATCAAATGAGAGTTTTCAAGGAATAAAGGTACCCTGCAACACTCAGTGGCATTTTGTCCTTTGGTCCATTTCCCCATCCTCCAGTAAAGCTTACACCAAACTACTCTAAGAGCAAATCTGAGCATGGTGGAATTATGAGCCTACACAAAAAAATTGACAGGGAGGCAACTGCTTGCTggctaaatatttttttctcttcacCCAATTAGTTTTCTATTCAAACAcacatactacagtggtacctcgggttaagaacttaattcgttctggaggtctgttcttaacctgaaactgttcttaacctgaggtaccactttagctaatggggcctcccgctgctgccacgccatttctgttctcatcctgaagcaaagttcttaatctgaggtactatttctgggttagcagagcctataacctgaagcatctgtaacccgaggtacaaggcatataaaaacacagtaatttttgtgtgtgaaaatattAATGGCATGAGGAAATATTTGTTTGGTAAAATACATCAAATtcatgggtttttattttattttagcctaTGTGGAATTATATTCTTACAGAAATTTTGAAATTACTTTCAAATCAGCACCCCCATCAAAGTGAGAGGCATTTTTCATGCCTTGGATGTCAGAAAAGCTGCATATGCTGTTATCAATGAGCCTTCATTCTCAGGTAATGGCCAGGTCATCAATTTATTTTTGCATGTCAGTCAAGAACAGCAGTCGATCAAATTGTATCTGTGTTGAAGTAATTGGGGTCTACTGCAGAAAAAAAGATCTTGTGTGGTATTGTCTAAAATAGCATGGTGTCCAAGTGTGGTAACTAAGTATGAGGAATGTGTATTAGGAGATGCTGGATGCTGGAATTGAAGGTatgttcatcaaatttgcagatgacaccaaactgagaaGGTATCTAATGCAGAAtttgaattcaaaatgaccttcacagattggagaactgggcacaaggtaacaaaatgaatttcaatagggataaATGTACGGTTTTGtccttaggcaggaagaatcagctgCACGTGAAAAGTGCAtgtgacatgagtcaacagtaaccaaattgcaaacatgtgctggattatggagaaagctagagagttccagaaaaaacatctacttctgcttcattgactacgcaaaagcatttgactgtgtcgaccacaacaagctatggcaagttcttaaactTCTCAAGttcttgagaaatctctatgtgggacaagaagctcaGTTTGAACTGagtggttcaaaattgggaaaggagtacgacaaggctgtatattgtctccctgcttatttaacttactaGTGGTTTTtatgcccgttaatttaacgggcgctagaacatatgtggcgcTGTTGTTGGGGAGTGGGAGGTGATGGCACGGATTCACGGGGTGGCTGCTGTGGGTTAAGCCCATTTGCCCCTTGGTAGGAGTGGCACCTGCCTATCCTTGCCTAGTTTCACGCAGGATCCGGCCTTGAACCTCTCCCTGACTCCATGCGCCCCACAGCCCTTCTcccgccatttcccccttttcaccTCCCCGCGCCTGCTTCAACTTGCAGGCTGCCGGGCTAAGCAGGAAGCTAGTCCTCGGGGCTCTGGTTCCAGCGGCGAGAGCGGTAGCGTGGcgtcccttctcggcctccccttgGCCTCTGGAGCACCGGCGTTTCGCGGGGCAGGTTGCCCCGAGCCGCTCACAGGCTGCTAGGCCTCGGGGTCCCGGACTTCGTCCAGCCGGATATCCCCAGTCTCACTGACTTGCCCGGTGCTCCGGTGGCTTCCCCCGGCAGTTGTTGGCAGTCGCGCGTTTCTGGCGGTGGCAGCGGCGGTGCAGAAGCCGGGCGGGTGGCTCCGTTTGCGCTGGTCGCCTTCAGGAGCTCCGGCTTCGTGCTCTCCTGGCCGCGCAAACCGccacttcaactgccgccgccgctcccAACCCGATGTCTCTgcgctccaatccctgtgtccgtagggcacatgcgcagtagtgcaatcccaaggacacagggactggacgtgGAGACacttggattttatatatatagatatgcatAATTCATtgtgcgaaaggctggactggatgaatcccaagccagaattaagattgccagaagaaatatcaacaagctcagatatgctgatgacacaaccttgatggcagaaagtgaggaggaattaaagaaccttttaatgagggtgaaagaggagagcgcaaaatatggtctgaagctcaacatcaaaaaaaataagatcatggccactggttccatcacctcctggcaaatagaaggggaagaaatggaggcagtgagagatttttcttactttcttaggttccatgatcaatacttacagtactttcttgggttccatgatctctgcagatggtgacagcagtcatgaaattaaaagacaattagaaaggttgcaaggactcaggccatgACGGCAATAAGCAATGgattcctctatttttgttgtttcaagtatgaaacaaattccagttacaatgatttttaactccaggacaaggccctgtttcatttattcttcatcagctgtcgtTTCTTAGTTTCATGGTAAAAGTGTACCACTTTTTAGACTTGTGGCATTGGACTCTTCTGTGGgggcatctctccccacccctgggctGTGTTTTTATCCACATCTAGTGAATTGAGAAATATCAGAACTTGTCTAGGGCTTAATCCAAGCTGCTTTGGAAAGTTTATTATTAGTGCTTTTTGTGGATGGGTATTTTTTCCTGTTAGGATTTTGTGTACTGGAGACCTCCAGGTTGCTTTCTGGCAATTTCTGCTTGCTGTTCTGAGGTTTAACAAGAGAGGAACCGTGGATCCCAGGACATTCccggatccaatcagaagccagtgCAGCTTCTTTAAATTTGTGGTGTCTCAGTAAAAGTGGGACAGTTAAGCAGTTATGAtattggactcccttctctttgagtactTCTGACCTTGGGGGTCTCACCTAGTAGCtgcttaagctttttgaaatcagtctTAAAGTTCAGAGTGTGTGTCCAACTGCACTCAGCTTTTCTTggcctctgtatcatgaaacccaggaggaTGTGATCACTTCCTCCTAAGTTTCCCAATACTTCTACTTCATTGAAGCAATATGAATGGGTATAGGTAAGCAACTTTTCTTTGGTAACTGTTCTTTCCTATATTGTTGTGtatctgaaataaaaatagaCCTTCTTGTATGTATTGTACTTACTCATCTTACGAAAAACAAgagaccatttttttaaaaaaacaacaacaaatagctttattacaaattatattttttatgaaGTACACAGTCAAGTAAGTTTCCTATAAGGCCTTTAAAAATTATGTTGGCTTGATTATAATGATGCAATCTATTTTAgacataaatgtttaaaatatcagCATATTTTATAgaaacccaataaataaatacatcggACCATTCTGTATTCCacaggaaaacaacaaaaatgcaatatagaaaATGAGGGCATATTCATTTCATTGATCAGCAAGAATTATGTTTCTTCTTGCATGCAGGCTCCTTAATGCCATACACAATTCAGCCAAGAAAAAGTGTATGCCAGTACCCTCTGTTATGTCAATGAGGAATATTGGTGTTTAATCATTTTCTTTACATTAGTATTAATTTGTACAACAACCTTAAGTATATAATAAAGAGCCTGAGAAGTCAAGATAGAATGATAAAGTAATCCTATATATCTAATGCACAgaaattgaaaaaacaaaataaaataaaaaattctttccagtagcaccttagagaccaactaagtttgttcttggtatgagctttcgtgtgcatgcacacttcttcagattcctgaAGTATCtgaaaaagtatctgaagaagtgtgcatgcacacaaaagctcataccaagaacaaacttagttggtctctaaggtgctactggaaagatttttttaatttttttttttttttactatggcagaccaacacggctacccacctgtaacagaaatTGAAAAGGGGCATTGCACACCTGAGGCAGAGCTGTACTTCTCTTAGCACctttggttttttggggtggggggagatttagAGTATCAGTGCATCACATTCATTTATAAGATAATGTTTATTCAAAAGTGACATTTGAAGCGTatcatcttcatcttcagcaAGTAAAGAGCCAAGAAAGTAGAGTTTAGTTAGGCAGGTTCCTATAAGGCACTTGACAGTTTTCATGCTGGGTGACAATGAGGTACATTGCCAAATTGTTAACACAATAGCACCATATTGTGATATTAGGTACAACTGGAATCTCATGTTCTTCTCATACATACTTGGCAACGGCTAACATTTGAGTGTAGATCTCCTGCTTTTAGTGTGGAAGGAGTAGGTTTcctgaaaattaaaaacaaaaaagctataaGTGACCAGTGAAGAAAACTGTTTTGAAGGAATAGTGTGTCCAACTCAGCTCCTGAGCTTTGTCACATACTGAACTGTCAGATCATAACTAGGATGCTTATGAACTGCAATGAACTGATTTAAAAGGACAGAAATTAATGAGCTTAATCTCTGCCTCCTTCTTAAAGCCAGTTCTTAAATTGTAGGAATTCCTATTCCTATGGGATTGACTCCCACACTATTCCTTGATACTGTCATTGAAAGTAATCACAATGTTGATCCCTCTGTGTTCAAAGTACAATATTTAAGttaaaacatggaagcagaacatgaaaGAACTATTCCTAAAATAGACAATGAAAGCACTTGACAAGGAGCTATTGACAAGTCACATTAAATGCCAGTGATTTGGGTTCAATGAAGTGATTTGGGTTGTAATACTCAGGGCACAATGGCACAGtatgaggggcggggggggggcagcacaccGGGcacatttttttgagggggtgtgaCCAGGGGTCCCACGACAGGCTCCCTCATTAGGCGTGTGAGGGAGCTGCAGAGACAGCTTCCCTGCATGACAGCTCAATGCCGCCAGCTGGCCACACCATTCCTGGGTCAGGCCCCTCCCTCAACTGGGCTGCGGCGTGCAAGTGTACTCTGCACACTGCTTTGAGAGGCGAGCCACAGAGCATATGTTCCTCTGCTGAGCACACTTCAGTTCCTGACCCATAACTGGCTGTAATGCACTTCTTCTCTAGGCTGAATCTGTATCAGGTCCAAAGTAATAGACCAAAATATGCATTAAAGTATGCATACAGCTTGTATTGGGATCTCAATTGCAGTGGGAATCTGACTGATAGAATCTGGTCAGGTAGAAGCACAACTGAAACAAACCAGAAAAAGGACCAAAAATGCAAAGTAAGTCCACTCTGTCACATCTAGTTACATTAATTTTAACTATTTAAAAAGCTGCTTtcgaaatgcatttttatatccTTGTACAGGTATTGTCAATGCAGAAGATGCTCCCAACTTACTTGAACATTTCATTTCTCTCAATAGTGGCAAGCCAGAAGCTGTAAGCATTTGCGTAATAATTGCAGGTGCCCTTGCCATGGCATTCTATGAAGGGAGCACTGCGGAACTCTTCCAGACAggaacctggagatgccagagctTGGCCTGAGCCCTCTGCACCAGCACTGGTGTGCTGCCAAAAATACAGGTTATGCATCAGTTGATAAGAAAAGATGATTGTTTATAATTACACAAAATTCAACAGTACATTTAGTATTTAATAACAATTCAGTGGGGTAAATAACTATTATTTGTATTCTACAGATGGGACTGGAAGCTGAAAAATAGTTACTTTGACCAATTTAGATGTTAAAATATTTTGTGTATCTGATGCATCAGGTGAAGTGGTCTCTGAAAATTTATATTATAATAAAATTTGTtcatctttaagatgccacaaagcTTATGGCTGACTTTGAACAGTGACTTACAGTACATTCTATACAGATACCACAATGGTTGACAGCACAATCTTTTCTGATATGAACCTACTAGTGGAGCCCGCCATGTTCCACCTCTGAGGGACATTTGGAGAAAGCTGACATGGGATTAATGAAACCCTTTCCCAGTGAGGCCTGCCTACTGCCAATGTCACCAGGTGAAAATCTCCCTCTGTTCCAAGGCGTGCAATGGCATGTGatgggctgctgttgtttttcttacTAATAATAAAtgctttgatttgttttttaattgttcatgctgccagtttttattttgcttatagGGTGTGTACTTTTAGTATTCTATGGATTCATGCTGATTCCTCCTTGGTTTTAAGTTGATAAGTTGGGCCATTTTTGAGAAGGAGACTccaaaaaacaataatttttacCTTGAAAAAATACCACTATGTTCAAATTAGGCTTACCCTGTATTAAACATGCAACCACAAAAGCATATGGTGCTCAAAGCCCAGGTTTTACCATCCACCCCACTGGCTATCAAACAGACAGTCCTTCATTAAAGGTACATTTTAAGATAATTCTGTGGCTGCTTTAAGTGTCTACACAAACCCACCCAACACAAGCTAGTCTCCTGGAGACTGGAACCACCCACCATGGAAACCAGAATCGGGATACCTATGACACTTCCACTCAAAATGTCTAATGACTCCTCCCAGTGGTGAACAGCACTGAGGACAAGATTGTGCTCTATGACATCATAGTGCAAGGACTATAAGACTGAAGCAATCTCCCAATGGTGTTCTCTGGACACAGctgtgcaagcaggagtggaaAAACGGACTCCTAATAACCACCCCACAGAGCCAGTTCAGGGGTCCAGGAGACATGACCAGGATATCGGTGTCAATGCTATCAAAATTTGCTGAAAGATCCAGAACCAGAGTCCCACTCTTCTCATTCCAGTCTCAGTACCAGGGTGACCAAGGCTCACCAAGGTATAGTCCTCAAATTGATCCTTATCCGCTTAGTTATTTGTTCTGTCCTAATAGCATTTCAGGGGCCttatatatttgcatttttaaaatattgtcataaagttaatgttattgttattaaaatgCAACCAATTTCTTTTGAGCTTAAAAGGAGTTGGGGAAGGGGCAATAAGAGAAAAGCTTTGAGTTCCCAATTATTTTCCAATGGGAC
Above is a window of Lacerta agilis isolate rLacAgi1 chromosome 3, rLacAgi1.pri, whole genome shotgun sequence DNA encoding:
- the IRS2 gene encoding insulin receptor substrate 2, whose product is MQAEAGRGRMKGPGRILSPTPLLLREQQQPPPEQPPPGVRKCGYLRKHKHGHRRFFVLHAASDGAAADEAPPQPARLEYYESEKKWRSKSAAPKRSIALDSCLNIHKRADAKHKHLVALYTRDEYFALAAESEPEQEAWYVALMELLRESQPAGHGSPRSEEPPPPGASAYREVWQVTLKPRGLGQRRNLAGIHRLCLAARTVGLVRLNCERPCVTLQLMNIRRCGHSDSFFFMELGRSASTGPGELWMQADDSVVAQNIHETILEAMKALRELAEFRPRSKSQSSSSSSSSRPISVPGRRHHHPPSLTALPRSQAGFLRRSCTDTVVAGRSSGNRSRTASEGDGGRAGSLADSPSGPDVGESPLGRWHTPGAACCRLGSQTTAPPGRSLPLVHSPSSVTKLAMEPGMFSQRPSSSSTLGSPNEPASFLAFEELGPAMDPSTASNHSNTPETPPGLQLDGYIAMERGHLCYWPYIWESSGGDKVPRKRTYSLTTPAYRHPTPTFLSSASLDEYTLMRATLPTAGASSRGTYTPYPEDYCDVDIGSGGTSSSSSSHLGRSGSGEEGYMPMSSPAAAVLQLQGGPGGYMSMSPTSVSAPQQILHPHSHKNSSDNSLDDSDYMRMLGTRLSGESPDRRMTSGDYIDMSPLLLPPVHGSASPVPSPDAFASQGPRDQTSNFYNPLSARASQTHACQSQPNSLGEKKNSDQYVFMNSPVERLTLTPKGESFLAICNHTMMPSLIYYSQTESSLTPFMNEQPPTNEPPSPCGEYVNIGYSLACGSSASSLGSGLNEHNDSLIPSYMNLDFDGSQSAAVESLEDVLMPGSCPSPGQPGKYYLNIEMETTFTTATPTQPILQKPENVHVSSPVTEFKQLTLSGVQAFIFASPPDPNHGAKVIRADPQGRRRHSSETFPSTTTVTPVSPSFAHSPKRHNSASVENVSLRKNGLLEEQTSSPMCRETSAGFQNGLNHIAADVLEGDYLASGGQGKHKCKHKHSCNESVNGTYTSIDFLTHNLKEASSVKE